In Euphorbia lathyris chromosome 10, ddEupLath1.1, whole genome shotgun sequence, the DNA window AGTTTGTAAATATAATCAGTAGCAGAAACTATCAGCCTTCAAACAATACCTAATACTAAAGGAGGCAGTATCTTTTCAAGCACCTCCGCCAGCCTTGCCTGCAATTGCTGCCTTcttacaaagaaaaaaaaaaggaagtgTCAGTACTAAACCAGCATCTTCACCAAGTAAAATAGTATATGTACTACACGATATGAAGGTAGCAAACACATAAAAGAGGTGCCTTACTGGCTCAATGTCTCCCTTGCCATTCATTGAAAGAGTGTTTGAAGGTTGTGAAAACCTGCAAAACAAATAGTAATATGTCAGCTTTGACTCAACCATTGCAGCATCTAAACCGAGACAAATCCTTTTTACATTCTATGAAACAATGGAAAAAGTGGGGTAAAATATTCATATAAACCTCAATTCCCTAGCCTTCTTTTTGCTTTCTTCAACTACATCTGTTTTAGAACTAGGTGCAAATCTTTGAACTCGAGCTTTTTTCTTGGCATCTTCATCAGCAGACACAGGAAGTCCAAATCtattgggaaaaaaaaaaagattagcgAGTGAACATCGATTGGCAAGGTTGCAGCAATTCAAGTTCTAAAAGTATGTGAACAAAGACCTCTCAGCTCTAGCCTTCCTCTTTAGCGCTTCTGCGTTATTTACTGTGGAGCTAGTCCCAGATCCACCTCCAGATCCAGTTGCAGAGCTAGTTCCAGATCCAGTTGCAGAGCTAGTCCCAGATGCAGCTGCAGTACCAAACCTGCAACAAGTTACAGATGGTGCATAAGAAAAACGATCCAGGTTCCAATAAACAACAATTACACAATTATGCAGCAAACTGTGCATGATTCATTGCAATACCTATGTCCATGTAGCAACCACAGCTATAACTAAaataataagaaacaaaaaaaaaaaaaagagagagagagaaactaTAAAACTTCCATGTAAAGTTTGACCCGAACAAATCCATCTCAAGATGAAGCAGTATATGAAAGTGCAAGGAGCAGTGACTAAATACATTCAAATCCCAGACATGCAGATTAACATATACACTCAACCGTGCACCCCAACTTACAGTCAAAGAGAAGATGATGATCCACATGCTGAGTATAAAGACTAATAATCAAATTGCATAGTGTACAAATGGAATCATGAGTTAAGTAAATGGTATGCCTCTTCAGGTCCAGATGAAGCCAGTTTTAGAATCCAAATTACACTTCTGGCTGATTTTAATAAATGTTCCTTCTCTACGCATAAGATGGAATATACCACCAATATGTTTAGCGACAATTTCCTACTAATTAAGCTCACAGAATGGCATTAGAAAAACAGAGACTCGGCAATTGATAGACACTATTACTTAGACTCAACTTCAAGTGGCTGCGAGAGATAATCATGTAAGCTTACAAGCAAAagaaattcaattaaaaatagTTGAGAACGCACTGCAGAATACAGATACACAAAAAATTAagacaaaatcaatctagcagcATAATGTTGATCTCGCATTCAAAGCCCCCAAATATACAACTACAAAATAAGGCCAAATTACTTAAATTGCATAATCTTGAAACACAATTATACAGAAAGCAGCTAGTATGAACAACATCACAGACAATTGGACTTGCGCGTACAAAAGTACGCTTTTGGGGAAGACCATAAAAAACCCTAATCCCCAAGACGGCGTaaacaaatcaaaataaaaagaagCTAAAA includes these proteins:
- the LOC136208793 gene encoding protein MODIFIER OF SNC1 11 isoform X2, encoding MATDTDKLSADASLQANPSKSINPMVPSSDNPDRFEDSAISPPSTVISDSDDRKKDDDDSKVSALASETIAPATDTEKKIRRAERFGINIKLSEQEKRNSRAERFGTAAASGTSSATGSGTSSATGSGGGSGTSSTVNNAEALKRKARAERFGLPVSADEDAKKKARVQRFAPSSKTDVVEESKKKARELRFSQPSNTLSMNGKGDIEPAAIAGKAGGGA
- the LOC136208793 gene encoding protein MODIFIER OF SNC1 11 isoform X1, with translation MATDTDKLSADASLQANPSKSINPMVPSSDNPDRFEDSAISPPSTVISDSDDRKKDDDDSKVSALASETIAPATDTEKKIRRAERFGINIKLSEQEKRNSRAERFGTAAASGTSSATGSGTSSATGSGGGSGTSSTVNNAEALKRKARAERFGLPVSADEDAKKKARVQRFAPSSKTDVVEESKKKARELRFSQPSNTLSMNGKGDIEPKAAIAGKAGGGA